Proteins from a single region of Paraglaciecola sp. T6c:
- a CDS encoding helicase-related protein codes for MNNQEARERILEEVDRYFVGPGTDDEVIEDNPWDFYHTAMLWPVGEMIDPDEDDQDNATGMADDAAEGILNMANCAQQSAMGISTQLEKVDQTVGLDFTWGEYIGFCNCHAERKSIYNWKKERQQHGPNAWQRKGYRQSCEINVIAASPNGKETIYSNNGIEVRKILRETDEAIILTIVLINNRDYIPENRYSRIIYQPEVKLSAQDSVPFKGRVNTGNKVDDDEFWLYELLYHNAKQYAVGHGCSAQWDEDTDTVSEVKSIWIPRQKVTKASADLPVDFSDSNNKPLFNDTEFLNLDVLSKQNNKAGIIKKLRNLTDVYGQWINDREDEIPVVTKGFGRDKARVINVAGKNIQICRDQFKRIDVGIDYLADEKNSNAWQAFCLANETIAASMRQSRPDKEPRWRIFQLAFVLLSLPSTMERGHEERDVLDLIWFPTGGGKTEAYLGLSAMLLFYRRLTAATPAEAAGTAVLTRYTLRLLTIQQFERAATMICAANVVSAQHVKSGQHPEFEIQKAFTIGLFVGGAATPNYLKRAAEIIDGEGDDDQCTTLPIQKCPWCKSDLHMHQQTISEGTKELITPCSNSDCDFNSGLPILIVDEQIYEHPPSIVIGTVDKFAMMSWVPDMKVLFGDGARRPDLIIQDELHLISDALGTVTSLYEGAIDYLTQTEEGRVKIVGSTATIRRAEEHVRKLFNRKLAQFPPSGISASDSFFYQVDDTQDRLYVGLHCQGRSPKHSLSRLAGNISQANMYLDDDCKDPFYSLVMYFNSLRELGGALVLLEDDVPRYLDSIPLSKGQKVRELPQKRELTSQLNQQQLGEILDQLNVGKDEDDDNPAVDVVLSTNMISVGVDVGRLNAMIVNGQPKNTAEYIQASSRVGREPDSAGIVFAMYNWTRPRDRSHYERFKAFHLAFYRHVESTSVTPYASRARDRALHAVLFAMVRQSIDELRQDISAGNILKQGIRQQVEELADYITERAGIVDSAEQDSTRDYLEELIKYWVEFAEGVRDGGQDNVYWQLPWKRKKELRKKREDLDKYELLKSPDEYTDDGRIKTPTSMRDVEPPTNVELIYKK; via the coding sequence ATGAATAATCAGGAAGCGAGAGAAAGAATTCTCGAAGAAGTGGATCGCTATTTCGTCGGACCCGGTACTGATGATGAAGTCATCGAAGATAACCCTTGGGATTTCTATCACACTGCAATGCTATGGCCTGTGGGTGAAATGATCGACCCAGACGAAGATGATCAGGACAACGCCACCGGCATGGCCGACGATGCAGCCGAAGGTATCCTCAATATGGCTAACTGCGCTCAGCAGAGCGCCATGGGTATTTCAACCCAGCTCGAAAAAGTTGATCAGACAGTTGGTCTCGATTTTACCTGGGGTGAATATATTGGTTTTTGCAATTGTCATGCAGAACGTAAATCAATTTACAATTGGAAAAAAGAACGACAGCAACATGGCCCGAATGCTTGGCAACGAAAGGGTTACCGGCAAAGCTGTGAGATTAATGTCATCGCAGCATCCCCGAATGGTAAAGAGACCATCTACAGCAATAACGGAATAGAGGTTCGTAAAATACTACGAGAAACAGATGAGGCCATAATCCTAACGATAGTATTAATCAATAATCGTGATTACATCCCTGAAAACCGTTACAGCCGAATTATCTACCAGCCAGAAGTTAAGCTCAGCGCGCAGGACAGCGTGCCGTTTAAGGGGCGCGTCAACACCGGTAACAAAGTTGATGATGATGAGTTTTGGCTCTATGAGCTGCTCTATCACAATGCCAAGCAGTATGCCGTAGGTCATGGCTGTTCAGCTCAGTGGGACGAAGACACTGACACTGTCAGTGAAGTTAAAAGTATCTGGATACCCCGTCAAAAGGTCACCAAGGCCTCGGCTGACTTACCAGTTGATTTTAGTGACAGTAACAATAAGCCTTTATTTAATGACACAGAATTTCTTAATCTGGATGTGCTTTCAAAGCAAAACAACAAAGCTGGAATTATTAAAAAGCTAAGAAATCTTACTGACGTTTACGGTCAGTGGATAAATGATCGTGAAGATGAAATACCTGTTGTCACTAAAGGCTTTGGTAGGGACAAAGCGAGGGTCATTAATGTAGCCGGAAAGAATATTCAAATTTGTCGGGACCAGTTCAAACGTATTGATGTAGGGATCGACTATCTTGCTGACGAGAAAAATAGTAATGCTTGGCAGGCCTTCTGCCTAGCTAACGAAACCATCGCAGCCAGTATGCGGCAGTCCCGGCCTGATAAAGAGCCGCGTTGGCGTATTTTTCAGCTGGCCTTTGTGCTGCTGTCATTGCCTTCAACGATGGAGCGCGGCCACGAAGAGCGTGATGTGTTGGATCTCATTTGGTTCCCAACCGGTGGTGGTAAAACCGAGGCATATCTCGGTCTTTCGGCTATGTTACTTTTCTATCGTCGTTTGACCGCAGCAACGCCAGCGGAAGCAGCCGGTACCGCGGTACTTACCCGTTACACACTTCGCTTGTTGACCATTCAACAATTTGAGCGTGCCGCTACCATGATTTGTGCCGCCAATGTTGTCAGTGCGCAGCATGTGAAAAGTGGGCAGCACCCTGAATTTGAAATACAAAAAGCGTTTACCATCGGCCTGTTTGTTGGTGGTGCCGCAACCCCCAACTACTTAAAGCGCGCTGCTGAAATTATTGATGGTGAGGGTGATGATGATCAGTGCACCACGCTACCGATTCAGAAGTGCCCTTGGTGTAAGAGCGATCTGCATATGCATCAGCAAACTATCAGCGAGGGTACGAAGGAGCTGATAACTCCCTGTTCAAATAGCGATTGTGATTTTAATTCTGGGCTGCCGATTTTGATTGTTGATGAGCAAATTTACGAACATCCGCCATCAATCGTTATTGGCACCGTGGATAAATTTGCCATGATGTCATGGGTGCCCGATATGAAAGTGCTCTTTGGCGATGGTGCACGCAGGCCCGATCTGATTATTCAGGATGAGCTACATCTGATCTCCGATGCGCTTGGTACTGTAACGTCCCTTTACGAGGGCGCAATAGATTACCTGACGCAGACGGAAGAGGGACGGGTAAAAATTGTTGGTTCAACCGCTACGATTAGGCGAGCTGAAGAGCATGTAAGAAAACTGTTCAACAGAAAGCTCGCCCAGTTTCCGCCCAGTGGTATCAGCGCGAGTGATTCGTTTTTCTATCAGGTGGATGACACCCAGGACCGATTATACGTTGGGCTTCACTGTCAGGGGCGCTCACCCAAACATTCGCTTTCGCGCCTTGCAGGTAATATATCTCAGGCAAATATGTATCTCGACGATGACTGCAAAGACCCTTTCTATTCCTTGGTGATGTATTTTAACAGCTTGCGTGAATTAGGTGGTGCACTCGTACTACTCGAGGATGACGTACCCCGTTATCTGGATTCAATCCCTTTATCTAAAGGACAAAAAGTAAGAGAGCTCCCTCAAAAAAGAGAGCTTACCAGCCAGCTCAATCAGCAGCAGCTTGGGGAAATTCTTGACCAGCTTAATGTGGGTAAAGATGAAGATGACGATAACCCTGCAGTGGATGTTGTGCTCTCGACCAATATGATTTCAGTGGGTGTCGATGTCGGTCGACTCAACGCTATGATTGTGAACGGCCAGCCAAAAAATACTGCTGAGTACATTCAGGCATCCAGCCGGGTAGGTCGAGAGCCCGACAGTGCAGGTATCGTCTTCGCTATGTATAACTGGACCCGGCCGAGAGATCGCTCCCACTACGAGCGTTTCAAAGCCTTTCATCTGGCGTTCTACCGTCATGTCGAATCCACAAGTGTTACACCTTATGCTTCTCGCGCCAGAGACCGGGCGCTTCACGCAGTGCTTTTTGCGATGGTGCGCCAGTCGATCGATGAACTACGCCAAGATATTTCTGCAGGCAATATCCTCAAGCAAGGGATCAGGCAGCAAGTTGAAGAGCTGGCAGATTACATCACTGAGCGAGCAGGTATTGTTGATAGCGCAGAACAGGATAGTACTCGCGATTATCTGGAAGAATTAATTAAATACTGGGTCGAGTTTGCCGAAGGAGTTCGTGACGGTGGCCAGGATAATGTCTACTGGCAGCTACCATGGAAACGTAAAAAAGAGCTACGCAAAAAACGAGAAGATCTGGATAAGTACGAGTTACTCAAAAGTCCAGACGAGTATACCGATGATGGCCGCATCAAAACACCAACATCCATGCGCGATGTTGAACCGCCCACTAACGTTGAACTGATATACAAAAAATAA
- a CDS encoding UvrD-helicase domain-containing protein, which produces MSLLDKVAAYLASNPWVKARMLASDLNENRGKINSILHSRTNIFHKNSDNQWGVIEKEQSDTTSKFLDDYPAKKNVSVTIVVENIDLVERIKDELKKTPNQKPRSLSGSLNEPRQLVTRTLHSYQDVFTKGEDNRWSIKADYVDNTRDPDADLEDVRPDEVSVGRLPVADFKEQDKPPQQAVIEARLDRSFLVLAPPGTGKTHTLIERLVYAITKSYREVDAGELLVLSFTRAAVGEVRERISKAIKDGAPSSLRYVQVKTFDAYATWLLNDGGYDIAGQTYDARIQLLTEKLETVELSQVTDRIGRSRYLFVDEIQDLVGVRADMVFELVKRILARKGSVTLLGDPHQSLNDYQIKENQTDSAEFLQKVQDHLSGGLEQFELKESHRYETSEMKQLAADAKLILDNLGITAEDKFSALVKLIPDISQEQLIEKFNSESVDALLCRSNGEVFRWLNWHQEQGNSCTVNAGAIGRPWPAWIGEAVMHYQQEVITYQNFISRVHSNVSASTIPSESELDNFLNNERLVRHNVINLDELAFRLKYLSPAIKGDSSEKGLIVSTVHKAKGLEYKNVVAIQPSQNNITDEEVRVLYVAITRAKKSISLLPKKQVPFGGYMKRGWGGHYRYSQNGTKFNQILGVEDFNLEALFILENGSVDQEALVNYLSCYKENHRFIIRAVSRNKELDHNYCLFMLTGNKSVKICAVSGPLQKDLNAMSLKKENDQWVAAYGDGGAMMNLGGGLNYQTIVHPIQSPILARHIGPAGVMVFPLIQGFFPLSRATGE; this is translated from the coding sequence ATGTCCCTTTTAGATAAGGTTGCTGCTTATCTTGCGTCAAATCCATGGGTGAAAGCTAGGATGCTTGCTTCAGATTTGAATGAAAATCGAGGAAAGATAAATTCAATTCTCCATTCTAGAACCAACATTTTTCACAAGAATTCTGATAATCAATGGGGGGTGATAGAAAAGGAACAATCTGATACGACAAGTAAATTTTTGGATGACTATCCTGCAAAAAAAAACGTAAGTGTAACGATAGTTGTTGAAAATATAGACTTGGTTGAAAGGATTAAAGATGAGTTAAAAAAAACACCTAATCAAAAACCCAGATCGTTATCAGGATCATTAAATGAACCCCGTCAATTGGTGACTAGGACCCTTCACAGTTATCAGGATGTTTTTACAAAAGGTGAAGATAACAGATGGTCTATAAAGGCCGACTATGTCGATAACACAAGGGATCCGGACGCCGATCTAGAGGATGTAAGACCTGATGAAGTATCTGTTGGTCGCTTACCTGTAGCCGATTTCAAAGAGCAAGATAAACCCCCGCAGCAGGCCGTTATCGAGGCAAGGCTTGATAGAAGTTTTCTTGTCCTAGCGCCTCCGGGAACAGGAAAAACCCACACATTAATTGAAAGGCTGGTTTACGCCATCACCAAATCCTACCGAGAGGTGGATGCTGGGGAACTACTGGTGTTGAGCTTTACCCGTGCAGCAGTTGGAGAAGTTCGGGAGCGTATATCTAAAGCAATTAAGGATGGCGCGCCAAGCAGTCTGCGGTATGTGCAGGTAAAAACCTTTGATGCTTACGCTACTTGGTTGTTAAATGATGGTGGCTATGACATTGCTGGACAAACCTATGATGCAAGGATTCAGCTGCTTACTGAAAAACTTGAGACAGTAGAGTTAAGCCAAGTAACGGACCGTATTGGCCGTTCCCGTTATTTATTTGTTGATGAAATACAAGATCTGGTTGGCGTACGTGCCGATATGGTTTTTGAGTTGGTTAAGCGAATTCTCGCTCGTAAAGGCTCCGTTACTTTGTTAGGGGATCCTCACCAGTCCCTGAACGATTACCAAATCAAGGAAAACCAAACAGATTCTGCAGAGTTCCTACAAAAAGTACAGGACCATCTCAGTGGTGGATTAGAGCAATTTGAGCTAAAAGAATCACACCGCTACGAAACATCAGAAATGAAACAACTGGCCGCTGACGCAAAATTGATCCTTGATAATTTAGGGATAACAGCCGAGGATAAATTTTCTGCTTTAGTGAAGCTAATTCCTGATATTTCACAGGAACAGTTGATTGAAAAATTCAATAGCGAGTCAGTTGATGCCTTACTCTGCCGTTCTAATGGCGAGGTTTTCCGGTGGCTAAACTGGCACCAGGAGCAGGGCAATTCTTGCACCGTTAATGCTGGAGCAATTGGGCGGCCATGGCCGGCATGGATCGGTGAAGCGGTCATGCACTACCAGCAAGAGGTAATTACCTATCAAAATTTTATAAGTCGTGTCCATTCTAACGTTTCGGCAAGCACAATTCCCTCTGAAAGTGAGCTCGATAATTTTCTAAACAACGAACGTTTAGTGAGGCATAACGTTATTAACCTTGACGAGTTGGCCTTTCGCCTAAAATATCTTTCCCCTGCAATAAAAGGTGATTCGTCCGAAAAAGGATTAATCGTTTCAACAGTTCATAAAGCCAAAGGCCTCGAATATAAAAATGTAGTGGCTATCCAGCCAAGTCAGAACAATATTACGGACGAAGAAGTGCGCGTGCTTTATGTGGCAATAACTCGAGCTAAGAAGAGTATATCTCTACTTCCAAAAAAACAGGTGCCTTTCGGTGGTTATATGAAAAGGGGGTGGGGTGGTCATTATCGTTACTCGCAGAATGGCACGAAGTTTAATCAAATATTAGGTGTGGAAGACTTTAATTTGGAAGCGCTATTTATCTTGGAAAATGGAAGCGTCGATCAAGAAGCGCTTGTGAACTACTTATCTTGCTATAAAGAAAATCACAGGTTTATTATTAGGGCCGTGAGTCGTAATAAAGAGCTAGACCATAATTATTGTCTTTTTATGCTTACAGGCAATAAATCAGTTAAAATTTGCGCCGTTAGCGGACCTCTCCAGAAAGATTTAAATGCAATGTCACTTAAAAAAGAAAACGACCAGTGGGTTGCTGCCTACGGAGATGGTGGTGCGATGATGAATTTGGGGGGGGGCCTGAATTACCAAACCATCGTCCACCCAATTCAATCACCCATCCTCGCTAGACACATTGGCCCAGCCGGCGTCATGGTGTTCCCATTAATACAAGGTTTTTTCCCACTCTCAAGAGCAACAGGAGAATAA
- a CDS encoding class I SAM-dependent methyltransferase: MSNDYYNDKVQEIAPQYLSLSFDQVHNSWAHYLPAILDKPHSTILDVGAGVGRDVSHIANLLAEKNQSDNQCRVYAVEPALKMLQEGQITTQGQNVHWLQDALPALDKTTRLEISFDLILLSAVWMHIPVTQRSRSLRKLANLLKPGGKIVISLKFGMTAEEQHERKMFDVSVEEVEALAQSLGLFSKLESQNKKDQLGREGVYWQTLVLQMPDDGTGAFPFIRHVAINDGKSATHKLALLRVLLRIADGHAGAVLRREPSTNGDRVILPLGLVALYWIHQYKDLIDHYGLFQTPNKSPNMGFIKDNGWRQLTHRAAADFRIGNVFIGADAKALYRALSASTQNIRDMPGKYITLPNSDTRVFEVAAKTVRAKDSLFLDLDSLSKWGEFSLPETTWLALSRYACWIEPVLVSEWVKTMAGYQGNQDFSSSDKQHLLYQALKWEEPVRSTTDVRQRFDALASTQQMQCVWSAKTLKRKYDIDHSMPFSRWPNNDLWNLVPSDSKVNNNKRDKLPSEKTLSAAKERMQHWWASAWLNENDSNQKQRFFAEANIALPGLSAQNDSIDDLFEALLLQRGRLKDMQQLREW, translated from the coding sequence GTGTCTAACGATTATTACAACGATAAAGTTCAAGAAATCGCGCCTCAATATTTGTCGTTGTCGTTTGACCAAGTGCATAACAGTTGGGCGCACTACTTACCCGCTATTTTAGATAAACCCCATTCGACTATTCTTGATGTTGGCGCAGGCGTAGGCCGAGACGTGAGTCATATCGCCAATTTGCTCGCTGAAAAAAACCAAAGTGATAATCAGTGCCGTGTTTATGCTGTAGAGCCCGCATTAAAAATGCTGCAAGAAGGGCAAATCACAACCCAAGGGCAAAATGTTCATTGGCTGCAAGACGCATTACCCGCATTAGATAAAACCACACGTTTAGAAATTAGCTTTGACCTCATTTTACTCAGCGCCGTTTGGATGCACATTCCCGTTACTCAACGAAGTCGCTCACTACGAAAACTAGCCAATTTGCTTAAACCCGGCGGTAAAATAGTGATATCGCTGAAATTTGGTATGACAGCCGAAGAGCAGCATGAAAGGAAAATGTTCGACGTCAGCGTAGAAGAGGTAGAGGCACTCGCACAAAGCCTAGGCTTGTTTTCAAAGCTCGAATCGCAGAACAAAAAAGACCAACTCGGTCGTGAAGGTGTTTACTGGCAAACCCTTGTATTGCAAATGCCAGACGATGGCACAGGTGCCTTTCCGTTTATCCGTCATGTGGCCATTAATGACGGTAAATCTGCCACGCACAAACTGGCATTGTTAAGAGTCTTATTAAGAATTGCCGATGGTCATGCAGGCGCGGTACTAAGGCGAGAACCTTCTACAAACGGTGACAGAGTCATACTGCCATTGGGCTTGGTGGCTTTGTATTGGATACACCAATACAAAGATTTAATCGATCACTACGGGTTATTCCAAACACCGAATAAAAGCCCCAATATGGGGTTTATAAAAGACAACGGCTGGAGGCAACTGACTCACAGAGCCGCCGCCGATTTTCGTATTGGTAACGTTTTTATCGGTGCTGACGCAAAAGCGTTATACCGAGCACTTTCGGCCAGTACGCAAAATATAAGAGACATGCCCGGTAAGTACATTACCCTACCCAACAGTGATACTCGGGTGTTTGAAGTCGCCGCAAAAACCGTTAGAGCAAAAGACAGTTTGTTCTTAGATTTAGATTCTTTATCTAAGTGGGGAGAGTTCTCATTACCTGAAACCACGTGGTTGGCACTTAGCCGATATGCCTGCTGGATAGAGCCAGTTTTAGTCAGTGAATGGGTAAAAACCATGGCCGGCTACCAAGGCAACCAAGACTTCAGTTCGTCAGACAAGCAACACTTACTTTACCAAGCTTTGAAATGGGAAGAGCCAGTACGATCAACCACAGACGTTCGCCAACGCTTCGACGCCCTTGCCAGCACCCAACAAATGCAATGTGTATGGTCAGCGAAAACCTTGAAACGAAAATATGACATTGATCACAGCATGCCTTTTTCACGCTGGCCAAATAACGATTTATGGAACCTAGTGCCCAGCGACAGCAAGGTTAATAATAACAAGCGCGACAAATTACCCTCGGAAAAAACACTCAGTGCCGCCAAAGAGCGCATGCAACACTGGTGGGCATCAGCGTGGTTAAACGAAAACGATTCTAACCAAAAACAGCGCTTTTTCGCCGAAGCCAATATCGCATTGCCCGGGCTCAGTGCACAAAACGATTCTATCGATGATTTATTTGAAGCCCTACTGCTACAAAGAGGCCGCTTAAAAGATATGCAGCAATTGCGTGAGTGGTAG
- a CDS encoding sulfite exporter TauE/SafE family protein, which translates to MDFFSVEMITPLLSLLLIVLAGFTSFLTAAMGAGGGLLLLVAMASFMPMAAVIPVHGLVQLGSNANRMLLTYRFIDINMLKYFAAGGLLGALMASFVVSDLPLDWMKLVVGVFVLFLLWGKKPSIKESSPFGKAMAGLITTFLSMFVGASGPLVGSYLHTKGYDKMRFTATFSSSMTMQHTLKALVYGVAGFAFWQWLPLVVAMIAAGAVGTWLGLKLLHKIPAAKFQRLVQIVLSVLSINLMWQAVQVLFLS; encoded by the coding sequence GTGGATTTTTTTAGCGTAGAAATGATTACCCCCTTGCTAAGCCTCTTGCTCATTGTGTTGGCCGGCTTTACTTCGTTTTTGACCGCCGCGATGGGAGCAGGTGGTGGGCTATTGCTGCTGGTGGCTATGGCGTCTTTTATGCCAATGGCTGCGGTTATTCCGGTTCATGGGCTGGTGCAACTTGGCTCGAACGCCAATCGCATGTTGCTTACCTACCGTTTTATTGACATCAATATGCTGAAGTACTTTGCTGCAGGTGGGCTTTTGGGCGCATTGATGGCGTCATTTGTGGTCAGTGATTTACCGCTCGATTGGATGAAGTTAGTCGTAGGCGTGTTCGTGCTATTTCTATTGTGGGGCAAAAAGCCCAGCATTAAAGAGTCCAGCCCATTTGGCAAAGCAATGGCCGGGCTTATCACTACGTTTTTATCCATGTTTGTAGGCGCAAGTGGGCCATTAGTCGGCAGCTATCTGCATACCAAGGGCTACGACAAAATGCGTTTTACGGCCACGTTCTCATCCAGCATGACCATGCAACACACCCTAAAAGCACTCGTTTACGGTGTGGCAGGCTTCGCATTTTGGCAATGGTTGCCCTTGGTTGTTGCTATGATCGCCGCAGGTGCTGTAGGCACATGGTTGGGCCTAAAATTGCTACACAAAATACCCGCCGCGAAGTTTCAGCGCTTAGTGCAAATTGTGTTATCTGTGTTGTCCATAAATCTGATGTGGCAAGCGGTACAGGTATTGTTTTTATCATAG
- a CDS encoding porin, with the protein MDLVVLRALVVCLSFTLSTSLANAATPNPLEFSGFARVIMGYLDDENAEYVGYDNSLSIDQQSLLGLQADYRLSEEIAFTGQVVGYTDDQRSSGLEWLYLTYTPNSALQVKLGRQRIPFFNHSDSLDVGFAYPWLTLPQQVYDTAFFSTFDGVLANYQFTLNDWQINYEGYWGRFDDEIHLDSQDLDTQVIGLFGVNASVSYRNFNLRASYGQGDIDIEQDEATQFAQLLRQFGFTNNADWLNANGLLQFYQLSANYEDLDYFLRSEVTKMTGAGGLFADIDSFYISAGYNFYPYTVYISYGRKDLHFEHLANEIPFGVSPELDLLAATYLGILDLFPDDESKGTKIGIRWDWQYNVALKAEMTFVEANDAISNDYAVRDLGGFDGHAVLYQFGLEWVF; encoded by the coding sequence ATGGATCTTGTTGTATTGCGTGCTTTAGTGGTCTGTCTTTCATTCACCCTGAGTACTTCTTTGGCCAACGCAGCCACGCCAAACCCGCTAGAATTTTCTGGTTTTGCCCGAGTGATAATGGGCTACCTGGATGATGAGAATGCTGAGTATGTAGGCTATGACAACAGCCTCAGTATCGACCAGCAATCACTTTTGGGGTTACAAGCAGACTATAGGCTGAGTGAAGAAATAGCATTTACCGGGCAAGTCGTTGGCTATACAGATGATCAGCGCTCCTCAGGATTAGAATGGCTCTACCTCACATACACCCCCAATAGCGCCTTACAAGTTAAACTTGGCCGACAACGCATACCTTTTTTTAATCACAGCGACAGTCTCGATGTGGGCTTTGCTTATCCTTGGTTAACCCTTCCGCAACAAGTTTACGACACGGCTTTCTTCTCTACTTTCGACGGTGTTTTAGCTAATTATCAATTTACCTTGAATGATTGGCAGATTAACTATGAGGGCTATTGGGGTCGGTTTGACGATGAAATACATTTAGATAGCCAGGATTTAGACACCCAAGTGATCGGGCTTTTTGGCGTTAACGCCAGTGTGAGCTATAGAAACTTCAACTTACGTGCTTCGTATGGTCAAGGAGACATCGATATAGAGCAGGACGAGGCTACCCAATTCGCTCAATTACTTCGTCAATTCGGATTTACAAACAATGCTGATTGGTTAAACGCAAATGGGTTGCTGCAATTCTATCAACTCAGCGCTAATTACGAAGATCTAGATTATTTTTTACGCAGTGAAGTCACCAAAATGACTGGCGCTGGGGGGCTGTTCGCTGATATCGATAGCTTTTATATCTCTGCGGGTTATAACTTTTACCCCTATACGGTATATATCTCGTATGGGAGAAAAGACTTACACTTCGAGCATTTAGCCAACGAGATCCCTTTTGGCGTATCACCTGAGCTAGATTTACTGGCAGCAACTTATCTCGGCATTTTAGATCTCTTCCCTGACGATGAGTCTAAGGGAACAAAAATAGGAATTCGATGGGATTGGCAGTATAACGTGGCACTCAAGGCTGAAATGACCTTTGTTGAAGCTAATGACGCCATCAGTAATGACTACGCCGTTAGGGATTTAGGTGGCTTCGACGGTCATGCTGTTCTTTATCAGTTTGGACTAGAGTGGGTATTTTAG